One Candidatus Binatia bacterium genomic window carries:
- a CDS encoding transposase, producing the protein MVLWREWWRIVEGLRGACSRARTFQWMAVALAGLCVREDLLGVTSLVRVFGLERACYIRLLDFFHSNALDPERLACQWTSLVLRLFPDLLRVGGRLVLLADGIKIPKSGRKMPAVKKLKQVESNTKPAFIFGHSCQAIAAVAGAEKTAFAVPLAACIHEGVVFTNRDHRRLPGKLFSLLGSLGINEPVTLVADAFYACRVLGLGLLACGSHLVSRVRSNAVAYRPVKRHPRRRGRPRLYGTKVRLRSLFDDPSGWLQADSPVYGERNVKIRYRVVDLIWRPLRRLVRFVAVEHPIRGKLLLLCTDLALDPIDVIRLYGIRFKIELSFKQALRVVGAYAYHFWMMTMKPLSRRRSGNQFLHRETDRYRAAVRRKIATYHRHIQLGLIAQGLLQYLAVRAPRTVWGCFGSWLRTIRPGIPPSEKVTGMALRHALPEFLAGSAPDHAFAKFLLDRIDLNRYEGLRLAG; encoded by the coding sequence TGCTGTGGCGGGAGTGGTGGAGGATCGTCGAAGGGCTCCGCGGCGCGTGCTCGCGCGCCCGAACCTTTCAGTGGATGGCGGTGGCGCTGGCCGGCCTGTGCGTCCGAGAGGATCTACTCGGCGTGACCAGCCTGGTGCGGGTCTTCGGCCTCGAGCGGGCCTGCTACATTCGGCTGCTCGACTTCTTCCACAGCAACGCCCTGGATCCCGAACGCCTCGCGTGCCAGTGGACCTCCCTGGTCCTGCGCCTCTTCCCGGACCTGCTGCGCGTGGGCGGCCGGCTCGTGCTGCTCGCCGACGGCATCAAGATCCCCAAGTCGGGACGCAAGATGCCCGCCGTCAAAAAACTCAAACAGGTCGAGAGCAACACCAAGCCGGCCTTCATCTTCGGCCACTCCTGCCAGGCGATCGCCGCCGTGGCTGGGGCTGAGAAGACGGCCTTTGCTGTGCCCCTGGCGGCGTGCATTCACGAGGGCGTGGTGTTCACCAACCGCGATCACCGCCGCCTGCCGGGCAAGCTCTTCTCGCTGCTCGGCAGCCTCGGGATCAACGAGCCGGTCACCCTCGTGGCCGATGCCTTTTACGCCTGCCGAGTTCTCGGCCTCGGACTGCTCGCCTGCGGCTCCCACCTGGTCTCGCGCGTCCGCAGCAACGCCGTCGCCTACCGCCCCGTAAAGCGTCACCCGCGCCGTCGCGGTCGCCCCCGACTCTACGGCACCAAAGTGCGGCTTCGCTCGCTGTTCGACGACCCCTCGGGCTGGCTCCAGGCGGATAGCCCCGTCTATGGAGAACGCAACGTCAAAATCCGATACCGTGTCGTCGATCTCATCTGGCGTCCCCTGCGGCGCCTGGTCCGCTTCGTCGCCGTCGAGCACCCCATCCGGGGCAAGCTCCTCCTGCTGTGCACGGATCTGGCGCTTGACCCCATCGATGTGATTCGCCTCTACGGCATCCGATTCAAGATCGAGCTCTCCTTCAAGCAAGCTCTGCGGGTCGTCGGGGCCTACGCCTACCACTTCTGGATGATGACCATGAAGCCGTTGTCCAGGCGCCGCTCAGGCAACCAGTTTCTCCATCGCGAAACCGACCGCTACCGTGCGGCCGTTCGACGAAAGATCGCCACCTATCACCGTCACATCCAACTCGGCCTCATCGCCCAGGGCCTGCTCCAGTACTTGGCGGTTCGGGCGCCGCGAACCGTCTGGGGCTGCTTCGGATCGTGGCTCCGAACGATCCGGCCCGGAATCCCACCTTCCGAGAAGGTCACCGGCATGGCACTGCGCCACGCTCTGCCCGAATTTCTCGCAGGCAGTGCCCCGGACCATGCCTTCGCGAAATTCCTACTCGACCGAATCGACCTCAACAGATACGAAGGCCTACGACTTGCCGGATAG
- a CDS encoding DsrE family protein → MTYLIILNDPPYGTERSYNGLRLAGSLARAEGISVAVFLMGDAAGCAVAGQTTPTGFYNIERMLKPIVAKGGKIGVCGTCMDARGIKPETLVEGAHRSSMDELTAWTKEADKVLVF, encoded by the coding sequence ATGACGTACTTGATCATTCTCAACGATCCGCCCTACGGAACCGAACGGAGCTACAACGGCCTGCGACTCGCCGGCTCGCTCGCCAGGGCCGAAGGTATCAGCGTCGCGGTTTTCCTGATGGGCGATGCCGCCGGCTGCGCGGTCGCCGGGCAGACGACTCCGACCGGCTTCTACAACATCGAGCGGATGCTCAAACCTATCGTTGCCAAGGGCGGCAAGATCGGCGTCTGCGGGACCTGTATGGACGCCCGCGGCATCAAGCCCGAAACACTCGTGGAAGGGGCGCACCGAAGCTCGATGGACGAACTGACTGCCTGGACCAAAGAAGCCGACAAGGTCCTCGTATTCTAA
- a CDS encoding FAD-dependent oxidoreductase: protein MRKKIVIIGGSFGGINVAYALRRALGSAADITVISKDAAFTFLPSLPWAILGWRDPARLQVPLQQTLARRGIHFVEAEVTSVDPARGEVRTAVSTFPYDILAIASGGDLDYAAVPGLGPVQGHTQSTFSADEAGRAREALARVLAGDRGEIVIGAAPGASCIGPAYELVMMIDTALKRARKRPGFHLTLVTPEPFVGHFGVGGIGMAPRLIEDELADRDIETIVSARLSAAHPDRLVIADRGDVPFDFALIIPAFVGSGFVRAVEGLANARGFVTVTNELTSTQFSNIYAVGVAIAIAPPGPTPVPVAVPKTGHMTELMAHAAAHNIAAELKGGNKVDGLRLPSTCIADAGDTAFYFHADPFLPPRNRIVHKQGRWAHYLKVAFEQFYLARIRHDWPSLNFGW, encoded by the coding sequence GTGCGCAAGAAGATCGTGATCATCGGCGGGTCCTTCGGCGGCATCAACGTCGCCTACGCGCTCCGGCGAGCGCTCGGCAGCGCCGCGGACATCACCGTCATCTCGAAGGACGCCGCGTTCACTTTCCTTCCCTCGTTGCCGTGGGCCATTCTCGGCTGGCGCGATCCCGCGCGTTTGCAGGTGCCGCTGCAACAGACACTCGCGCGCCGCGGCATCCACTTCGTCGAAGCCGAGGTCACAAGCGTCGATCCCGCCAGGGGCGAGGTCAGGACCGCCGTCTCGACCTTCCCCTACGATATTCTTGCGATCGCCTCGGGAGGCGATCTGGACTACGCCGCGGTGCCCGGCCTCGGCCCCGTACAAGGCCACACGCAATCGACCTTCAGCGCCGACGAGGCGGGCCGTGCCCGGGAGGCGCTGGCGCGGGTCCTTGCCGGCGATCGCGGCGAGATCGTCATCGGGGCTGCCCCCGGAGCGAGCTGCATTGGGCCCGCCTACGAGCTCGTTATGATGATCGATACGGCGTTGAAGCGCGCCCGAAAACGCCCGGGGTTTCACCTTACGCTGGTGACCCCAGAGCCCTTCGTCGGCCACTTCGGAGTCGGCGGCATTGGCATGGCGCCGCGCCTGATCGAGGACGAACTCGCCGATCGGGACATCGAGACCATCGTCAGCGCCAGGCTCAGCGCAGCTCATCCCGATCGCCTCGTCATCGCGGACCGAGGAGACGTCCCCTTCGATTTTGCTCTCATCATTCCCGCCTTCGTTGGCAGCGGTTTCGTCCGCGCGGTCGAAGGTCTCGCCAACGCGCGGGGCTTTGTGACCGTCACCAACGAGCTGACGAGCACGCAGTTCAGCAACATCTACGCAGTTGGCGTGGCGATCGCCATCGCCCCGCCCGGACCAACACCGGTGCCCGTGGCGGTGCCGAAGACGGGCCACATGACCGAACTGATGGCGCATGCGGCGGCGCATAACATCGCCGCGGAGCTGAAGGGCGGCAACAAGGTCGACGGCTTACGGCTACCGTCCACCTGCATTGCCGACGCCGGCGATACCGCCTTCTACTTCCACGCCGATCCGTTCCTCCCGCCGCGGAACCGAATCGTGCACAAGCAGGGCAGGTGGGCACACTACCTGAAGGTGGCGTTCGAGCAGTTCTACCTCGCTCGTATCCGTCACGATTGGCCGTCGCTGAACTTCGGCTGGTAG
- a CDS encoding metalloregulator ArsR/SmtB family transcription factor: MSSEGPKRAMLRRFGAVAKAMSNPNRLELLELLAQGERNVEAVAARAGLSVANASQHLQHLRRAGLVRARRDGKQVRYRLGGDAVVAALAALRRVAEIEVGEAERVVTGYFGERDGMEPVVRKELLRRIRDGLVTVLDVRPADEFAHGHLPNAINIPLKDLKRRLRELSRTQEIVAYCRGPYCVLAVEAVAELRKRGFVARRLEDGFPEWKAAGLPVEAAV, translated from the coding sequence ATGTCAAGCGAGGGTCCGAAGCGCGCCATGTTACGGCGGTTCGGCGCAGTCGCGAAGGCGATGAGCAATCCGAACCGGCTGGAGCTCCTGGAGCTGCTGGCGCAAGGGGAGCGTAATGTGGAGGCCGTGGCGGCGCGTGCGGGCCTGTCGGTCGCGAACGCATCGCAGCACTTGCAGCACCTGCGCCGGGCGGGTCTGGTCCGGGCCCGGCGAGATGGCAAGCAGGTGCGCTATCGGCTCGGCGGCGACGCGGTGGTAGCCGCGCTCGCGGCGTTACGGCGGGTTGCGGAAATCGAGGTCGGCGAAGCGGAGCGCGTGGTGACCGGCTACTTCGGCGAGCGGGACGGCATGGAGCCGGTGGTGCGCAAGGAACTGCTGCGGCGCATCCGCGATGGCCTGGTTACCGTGCTCGACGTTCGGCCGGCGGACGAATTCGCCCACGGGCATCTGCCGAACGCCATCAACATCCCGCTCAAGGACCTCAAGCGGCGGCTGCGGGAATTGTCGCGCACGCAGGAGATTGTCGCATACTGCCGGGGTCCGTACTGTGTGCTGGCCGTGGAAGCGGTAGCGGAGCTTCGCAAGCGCGGCTTTGTCGCGCGCCGGCTCGAGGACGGATTCCCGGAGTGGAAGGCCGCGGGCCTGCCGGTCGAGGCCGCCGTATAA
- a CDS encoding ABC transporter permease has product MRHALKLARYTFADLLRSRWMFAYAGFFAAIGWALFYFGEEPAQAIVSLLSVVLIVIPLVSAIFGMTQFYNSREFVELLLAQPLDRRSVFYGQYVGLAGTLALAFVIGVSTPFLWYAIQYSEDIGPLLGLLLAGVLLTSIFAAMALLASTLTDNRLRALGAVIFLWLYFTVLYDGMLLMVILLFDAYPLETPLIALTMLNPVDLARIVILLRLDVAALMGYTGAVFERFFGSAWGMALSMTALAVWTCAPVALAARFYRRRDF; this is encoded by the coding sequence ATGAGGCACGCACTCAAGCTGGCGCGATACACGTTCGCCGACTTGCTACGCAGTCGCTGGATGTTTGCCTATGCGGGTTTCTTTGCCGCGATCGGCTGGGCGCTCTTCTACTTCGGCGAGGAACCCGCACAGGCCATCGTCAGCCTGCTCAGCGTGGTGTTGATAGTTATCCCGCTGGTCAGCGCCATCTTCGGCATGACCCAGTTCTACAACTCGCGCGAGTTCGTCGAGTTGTTGCTGGCGCAACCGCTCGATCGGCGCAGCGTCTTTTACGGGCAATACGTCGGACTCGCCGGTACGCTGGCGCTCGCCTTCGTCATCGGCGTATCGACGCCGTTCCTCTGGTACGCCATCCAGTACTCCGAGGATATCGGCCCGTTGCTGGGCCTGTTGCTCGCCGGTGTCTTGCTGACGTCGATCTTTGCCGCCATGGCGCTGCTGGCCTCGACGCTTACCGACAACCGACTCCGCGCCCTCGGCGCGGTCATCTTTCTGTGGCTGTACTTCACGGTGCTGTACGACGGAATGCTGTTGATGGTGATCCTGCTGTTCGACGCCTATCCGCTGGAAACCCCATTGATCGCGTTGACGATGTTGAATCCGGTCGATCTGGCGCGGATCGTCATCCTGCTGCGGCTCGATGTGGCGGCGCTGATGGGTTACACCGGCGCCGTGTTCGAGCGCTTCTTCGGCAGCGCCTGGGGCATGGCACTGTCCATGACCGCGCTGGCGGTATGGACCTGCGCCCCGGTTGCGCTCGCCGCCCGCTTCTACCGCCGCCGCGACTTCTGA
- a CDS encoding ABC transporter ATP-binding protein, giving the protein MIAIRGLHKSFGALCALKGIDLTIEPGRVTAIVGPNAAGKTTLMKSLVGLVIPDAGDIRVDGVPTRNSWAYRARIGYMPQTARFPENLSLDELLALVKDLRGAPAPFEDELVRLFDLHAALGRPLRVLSGGTRQRISAVIALMFDSEILILDEPTVGLDPLSSRRCKDRLAAERRRGKTIVLSSHVMSDLEELCERVVFLAEGQVYFDGTLEEIRQRTAERTLERAIARMMEGEGR; this is encoded by the coding sequence ATGATCGCGATCCGCGGGCTGCACAAGTCGTTCGGTGCCCTCTGCGCGCTCAAGGGCATCGACCTGACTATCGAGCCCGGGCGCGTCACGGCGATCGTCGGGCCGAACGCCGCCGGCAAGACGACTCTCATGAAGAGCCTGGTGGGGCTGGTGATCCCCGACGCCGGCGATATCCGGGTCGACGGCGTGCCGACGCGCAATTCGTGGGCATATCGGGCGCGCATCGGCTACATGCCGCAGACCGCGCGCTTCCCGGAGAATCTCAGCCTCGACGAACTACTGGCGCTGGTGAAGGATCTGCGCGGGGCGCCGGCGCCGTTCGAGGACGAGTTGGTGCGGCTCTTCGACTTGCACGCCGCGCTCGGCCGGCCGCTGCGGGTGCTCTCGGGCGGCACGCGACAGCGCATCAGCGCCGTGATCGCGCTGATGTTCGATTCCGAGATCCTCATTCTCGACGAACCCACCGTAGGACTCGACCCGCTGTCGAGTCGCCGCTGCAAGGACCGCCTCGCCGCGGAACGCCGGCGCGGCAAGACGATCGTGCTGTCCTCGCACGTCATGAGCGATCTCGAAGAACTCTGCGAACGCGTCGTGTTCCTTGCCGAGGGGCAGGTGTACTTCGACGGCACGCTCGAGGAGATCCGGCAGCGGACCGCCGAGCGCACGCTGGAACGGGCCATCGCCCGCATGATGGAGGGGGAGGGCAGATGA
- a CDS encoding nitrous oxide reductase family maturation protein NosD has translation MPSITPQCPPRRPPRSACATKKTSGAKRAVAFLIFVAAPLVVHPALARAGEIVVCPTCPVASVRDAIARAAPGDTVRVRSGTYREGNLTIDKPLALIGEGDAVIDGAHEVEVITVRANDVSIRNLTVANSGMSYIADLAAIRVEGVRGCTIADNRILDAFFGIYLAQVVTCTVENNDIRGKAVSETSSGNAIHVWNADHLRIRNNRAQGHRDGIYLEFARSCTVEDNVSEGNLRYGLHFMFSENNSYVRNVFRRSNAGVAVMYSKRVNMRENTFEDNWGASAYGLLLKDISDSEVFGNLFVRNTTGIFAEGANRITVAGNRFVRNGWAVRIMANSMGVVFAHNSFVGNTFEVTTNGTRSFNSFLENFWSDYRGYDLDRNGAGDIPHRPVRLFAVLVERYPQALILLRSPFLEMLDLAERVIPILTPKVLADHRPLMRSAR, from the coding sequence GTGCCGAGTATTACCCCGCAATGCCCGCCTCGACGACCGCCCCGCTCGGCCTGCGCAACCAAAAAGACGAGCGGGGCGAAGCGTGCGGTCGCCTTCCTGATATTCGTCGCTGCCCCCCTGGTCGTCCACCCCGCCCTCGCGCGGGCGGGTGAGATCGTCGTCTGCCCGACCTGCCCGGTTGCCAGCGTTCGTGACGCCATCGCCCGTGCCGCTCCGGGCGACACGGTGCGCGTACGTTCCGGCACCTACCGCGAGGGCAATCTGACGATCGACAAGCCGCTGGCCCTGATCGGCGAAGGCGACGCCGTCATCGACGGCGCCCACGAAGTGGAAGTTATCACCGTGCGCGCCAACGACGTGTCGATTCGCAACCTGACGGTCGCCAATTCGGGTATGAGCTACATCGCCGACCTCGCCGCCATCCGCGTCGAGGGAGTTCGCGGCTGCACCATCGCCGATAACCGTATCCTCGACGCCTTCTTCGGCATCTACCTGGCTCAGGTGGTCACCTGCACGGTCGAGAACAACGACATCCGCGGCAAGGCCGTTTCCGAAACCTCCTCCGGCAACGCCATCCACGTCTGGAACGCCGACCACCTGCGCATCCGTAACAACCGCGCGCAGGGCCACCGCGACGGCATCTACCTCGAGTTCGCCCGCTCCTGCACGGTCGAGGACAACGTCAGCGAGGGCAACCTCCGCTACGGCCTCCATTTCATGTTTTCGGAGAACAACTCCTACGTCCGTAACGTCTTCCGGCGCAGCAATGCCGGGGTCGCGGTGATGTACTCGAAGCGGGTGAACATGCGCGAAAACACGTTCGAGGATAATTGGGGCGCGTCCGCCTATGGACTGCTGCTCAAGGACATTTCCGACAGCGAGGTGTTCGGCAACCTGTTCGTGCGCAACACGACCGGGATCTTCGCCGAGGGGGCCAACCGCATAACCGTCGCCGGCAATCGCTTTGTCCGCAACGGCTGGGCGGTCAGAATCATGGCCAACTCGATGGGCGTGGTGTTTGCGCACAACAGCTTCGTCGGCAATACCTTCGAGGTGACCACCAACGGGACCCGCAGCTTCAACTCGTTTCTGGAGAACTTCTGGAGCGACTACCGCGGCTACGACCTCGACCGTAACGGCGCCGGCGACATCCCGCATCGGCCGGTCCGGCTGTTTGCCGTCCTCGTCGAGCGCTACCCGCAGGCGCTGATCCTGCTGCGCAGTCCGTTTCTCGAAATGCTCGACCTCGCGGAGCGCGTCATCCCGATCCTGACGCCGAAAGTGCTTGCCGACCACAGGCCGCTGATGCGGAGTGCGCGATGA
- a CDS encoding nitrous oxide reductase accessory protein NosL → MNIASRILTALAALLLVTSFFFPLWRYDMGAPQYPEGLAMTIWANKVGGQLPLVNQLNHYIGMKHIEPDSMAELKIIPWVIVGLIVSGLLVAAIGRMRALVAWFVSFVVLGTAGLADFYWWLYDYGTDLSPDAPITIEPFVPPLFGTNMLANFEISSYPDTAGWAAFVAGLLAFVAVAVEWQKHRLGRQLSRARQKRKAGKAVGTHHLRPAGQMGKAIVVLLLMGAATVGCSVRPTPIDYGKDECAACRMRIVDARFGSELVTKRGKPYKFDAVECLVGFVGRQAVASDEIHSLWVGNFATPGELIDARSAAYLRTDRVRSPMGLNVLAFANNGDRDAARAQYAGEAVTWDDLPALRAALDDPEPEAAVSGARPPRS, encoded by the coding sequence ATGAACATCGCATCGCGTATCCTTACTGCACTGGCAGCATTGCTGCTCGTCACTTCGTTCTTCTTTCCGCTCTGGCGCTACGACATGGGAGCGCCTCAGTATCCGGAAGGTCTGGCCATGACCATTTGGGCCAACAAGGTCGGCGGGCAATTGCCGCTGGTGAACCAGCTCAACCACTACATCGGCATGAAGCACATCGAGCCGGACTCGATGGCGGAGTTGAAGATCATCCCCTGGGTCATCGTCGGGCTCATCGTCTCCGGGCTGCTGGTGGCGGCCATCGGCCGCATGCGAGCGCTGGTCGCCTGGTTCGTCTCCTTCGTCGTGCTGGGCACGGCGGGGTTGGCGGACTTCTACTGGTGGCTTTACGATTACGGCACGGATCTCAGTCCGGACGCGCCCATAACGATCGAGCCGTTTGTGCCGCCGCTGTTCGGTACGAACATGCTCGCGAACTTCGAGATCTCGTCGTACCCTGACACCGCCGGCTGGGCTGCCTTCGTTGCCGGTCTACTCGCGTTTGTGGCGGTGGCTGTCGAGTGGCAGAAACATCGACTGGGGCGGCAGTTGAGCCGGGCCCGGCAGAAGCGCAAGGCCGGTAAGGCTGTCGGGACACACCATCTGCGACCCGCCGGGCAGATGGGTAAGGCGATTGTCGTGCTGCTGCTTATGGGCGCGGCGACCGTCGGGTGCTCGGTCCGTCCGACCCCGATCGATTACGGCAAGGACGAGTGTGCCGCCTGTCGTATGCGGATTGTCGACGCGCGCTTCGGTTCCGAACTGGTCACGAAGCGCGGCAAGCCGTACAAGTTCGACGCGGTGGAGTGCCTGGTCGGATTCGTCGGCCGCCAGGCCGTGGCAAGCGACGAGATCCATTCCCTTTGGGTCGGAAATTTCGCTACACCCGGGGAATTGATCGATGCGCGCTCCGCCGCATATCTCCGCACCGACAGGGTGCGCAGCCCGATGGGCCTCAACGTACTCGCGTTCGCCAATAACGGCGATCGCGATGCGGCGCGCGCGCAGTATGCGGGTGAAGCCGTTACATGGGATGACCTCCCCGCACTGCGCGCCGCGCTCGACGATCCCGAGCCGGAAGCCGCGGTTTCCGGGGCACGCCCGCCACGATCGTGA
- the nosZ gene encoding Sec-dependent nitrous-oxide reductase yields MTKKTVVKVVAVGLVLVGVAVAARAAKEAKSLASNAAQRVFVPPGSYDEFYGFMSGGFSGQLAVYGLPSGRLFRVIPVFSVNPENGYGYSEETKPMLMTSYGMVPWDDAHHPQLSRTNGVADGRWIFINGNNTPRIGRIDLSAFETAEVIEIPNAAGQHGSPFATENTEYLVAATRFSRPMPNKDVPIASYKDNFKGTLTFVKVDPKSGEMKIGFQILMPGYDYDLGHCGKGPSHGWCFFTSYNTEQAHTLLEVNASKNDKDFVAAVNWKRAEECIAQGKGTVWNTPHRHNVMDHESRIAKSEEIKQETVLTPDNCEGLVYFLPTPKSPHGVDVDDTGKYIVAGGKLSSTIPVHSFDNMQKAIAGKQFETTIQGVPVLKFDAVIAGQVPNACLGPLHTEFDGKGYAYTSCFLSSEIIKWQLGTWKIVDRIPTYYSIGHLMIPGGDSTKPSGKYMVALNKITKDRYLPTGPELTQAAQLIDISGDKMQLLLDFPTIGEPHYAQAIPADKLMEKSTRIYPLENSKHPYVSKSEKEARVERQGKDVHVYMTAIRSHFKLDNIEGIQPGDNVLFHVTNLEQDWDVPHGFAVMGSQNAELLVMPGETRTLQWTAPGPGIYPFYCTDFCSALHQEMQGYIRVSPAEANVPLGSGAPPAPPAAAPPAG; encoded by the coding sequence ATGACGAAGAAAACCGTGGTCAAGGTAGTAGCAGTGGGATTGGTCCTGGTCGGAGTTGCGGTAGCCGCTCGGGCCGCCAAGGAGGCCAAGTCGCTGGCCTCGAACGCGGCGCAGCGGGTTTTCGTGCCGCCGGGGAGCTACGACGAGTTCTACGGGTTCATGTCGGGCGGATTCAGCGGGCAACTCGCCGTATACGGTTTGCCGTCAGGCCGCCTCTTCAGGGTCATCCCGGTGTTCTCGGTCAATCCGGAGAACGGCTACGGGTACTCCGAGGAAACCAAGCCGATGCTGATGACCAGCTACGGCATGGTGCCGTGGGACGACGCCCACCATCCGCAGTTGTCGCGCACGAACGGCGTGGCCGACGGGCGCTGGATATTCATCAACGGCAACAACACGCCGCGTATCGGGCGCATCGATCTGTCAGCCTTCGAAACGGCCGAGGTGATCGAGATCCCGAACGCCGCCGGACAGCATGGCTCGCCCTTCGCCACCGAGAATACCGAGTATCTCGTCGCCGCGACGCGGTTCAGTCGTCCGATGCCGAACAAGGACGTGCCGATTGCCAGCTACAAGGACAACTTCAAGGGCACGCTCACCTTCGTCAAGGTGGACCCCAAGTCCGGAGAGATGAAGATCGGCTTCCAGATCCTGATGCCGGGATACGATTACGATCTCGGGCACTGCGGCAAGGGTCCGTCCCACGGCTGGTGCTTCTTCACCTCGTACAATACCGAGCAGGCGCACACCCTCCTCGAGGTCAACGCTTCGAAGAACGACAAGGACTTCGTGGCTGCGGTGAACTGGAAACGCGCCGAGGAATGCATAGCCCAGGGTAAGGGCACGGTCTGGAACACCCCGCACCGCCATAACGTCATGGACCACGAAAGCCGCATCGCGAAGTCGGAGGAGATCAAGCAGGAGACGGTGCTGACGCCGGATAACTGCGAAGGCCTGGTGTACTTCCTGCCGACGCCCAAGTCCCCGCACGGCGTCGACGTCGACGACACCGGCAAGTACATCGTCGCCGGCGGCAAGCTCTCCTCGACGATCCCGGTGCATTCGTTCGATAACATGCAGAAGGCGATCGCCGGCAAGCAGTTCGAAACGACGATCCAGGGCGTGCCGGTGCTCAAGTTCGACGCCGTCATCGCCGGTCAGGTGCCGAACGCCTGCCTGGGTCCGCTGCACACCGAATTCGACGGCAAGGGCTATGCGTACACCTCTTGTTTCCTCAGCTCCGAGATCATCAAGTGGCAACTCGGGACGTGGAAGATCGTCGACCGTATCCCGACCTATTACTCGATCGGGCACCTGATGATTCCCGGCGGCGACTCCACCAAGCCGTCGGGCAAGTACATGGTCGCGCTGAACAAGATCACCAAGGACCGTTACCTGCCTACCGGCCCCGAGCTGACGCAGGCCGCGCAACTGATCGATATCAGCGGCGACAAGATGCAGCTCCTGCTCGACTTCCCGACGATCGGCGAGCCGCACTACGCGCAGGCCATCCCCGCCGACAAGCTCATGGAGAAGTCGACGCGCATCTATCCGCTCGAGAACAGCAAGCATCCGTACGTGAGCAAGAGCGAGAAGGAAGCGCGCGTAGAACGTCAGGGCAAGGATGTGCACGTGTACATGACGGCCATCCGCTCGCACTTCAAGCTCGATAACATCGAAGGCATCCAACCCGGCGACAACGTCCTGTTCCACGTGACGAATCTGGAGCAGGACTGGGACGTCCCGCACGGCTTCGCCGTGATGGGTAGTCAGAACGCCGAGTTGCTGGTCATGCCGGGGGAGACGCGGACGCTGCAGTGGACCGCCCCCGGCCCGGGCATCTATCCGTTCTACTGCACGGATTTCTGCTCGGCATTGCACCAGGAGATGCAAGGCTACATCCGCGTTTCTCCGGCGGAAGCGAACGTTCCGCTGGGTTCCGGGGCGCCGCCGGCACCGCCTGCGGCGGCCCCGCCGGCAGGGTGA
- a CDS encoding cytochrome c: MADKGVGPIKAVKLGAIDPALAKRGGEAFEQKCSACHKFDERYVGPPIGGVTQRRSPEWIMNMILNPQEMTAENETAKHLLGEYMTQMTFQNVSEPDARAILEFFRQHDSGGAAAAGKVGQAKPAK; the protein is encoded by the coding sequence ATGGCAGACAAGGGGGTCGGTCCGATCAAGGCGGTGAAGCTCGGCGCCATCGACCCGGCGCTCGCCAAGCGCGGGGGCGAGGCGTTCGAGCAGAAGTGCAGTGCTTGTCACAAGTTCGACGAGCGATACGTGGGCCCGCCGATAGGCGGGGTGACACAGCGCCGGTCACCGGAGTGGATCATGAACATGATCCTGAACCCGCAGGAAATGACCGCGGAGAATGAAACCGCAAAGCACCTGCTGGGCGAGTATATGACGCAGATGACTTTCCAGAACGTCAGCGAACCCGACGCCCGTGCGATCCTCGAGTTCTTCCGGCAGCACGACTCCGGCGGCGCCGCAGCCGCCGGTAAGGTGGGCCAGGCCAAGCCGGCCAAGTAA
- the thrH gene encoding bifunctional phosphoserine phosphatase/homoserine phosphotransferase ThrH: protein MIACLDLEGVLTPEIWIDVAERTGIPELRVTTRDEPDYDKLMRYRLGILDRHGLKLADIQAVIGSMQPLEGAPAFLDWLRARFQVIILSDTFEQFASPLMAQLGRPALFCNTLVIDDAGRIADYRIRIRDGKRKAVMALKLLNFDVVAAGDSYNDTTMLAEADHGILFRPPENVIREFPQFPVTRTYAELQEAFARIAGA, encoded by the coding sequence ATGATCGCCTGTCTCGACCTCGAAGGTGTGCTCACGCCGGAGATCTGGATCGACGTGGCCGAGCGTACCGGCATCCCGGAATTGCGCGTTACGACGCGCGACGAGCCCGATTACGACAAGCTGATGCGTTACCGGCTGGGGATTCTCGACCGGCACGGCTTGAAGCTGGCCGACATTCAAGCCGTCATCGGCAGCATGCAGCCGCTGGAGGGCGCCCCGGCTTTCCTCGACTGGCTGCGCGCGCGCTTCCAGGTGATCATCCTGTCCGATACCTTCGAGCAGTTTGCCAGTCCGCTGATGGCCCAACTCGGCCGTCCGGCGCTGTTCTGCAATACCCTGGTGATCGACGACGCCGGACGGATTGCCGACTATCGCATCCGCATCCGTGACGGGAAGCGCAAGGCCGTGATGGCGCTGAAGCTGCTCAACTTCGACGTGGTCGCGGCCGGCGATTCGTACAACGACACAACCATGCTCGCCGAAGCCGATCACGGCATTCTGTTTCGCCCGCCCGAGAACGTCATCCGCGAATTCCCTCAGTTCCCGGTCACGCGAACGTATGCCGAATTGCAGGAAGCGTTTGCAAGAATCGCAGGAGCCTGA